A region of Streptomyces deccanensis DNA encodes the following proteins:
- a CDS encoding RDD family protein: MSAPTPAPGDDRPREGYYPDPSIPGYVRYWNGAAWVPGTSRPAPSDGEPLAPPPGSGPSGAVEETGPHFFDEDPAGDGDAARPAGDNALHGIRPEPASAWGADRSRQTGFGGAKDRRVSWGSAPGADPRLSLSADTGGTGDTGGTADGTGGPAGFGDPGRTASTDGTATIPPADSEDEAGSTPGTVVFRRPTGSGRPEPADGAEPPPSDGTMTFRPSSSRTGQQDGAAPAAFGAPLTPAQVAAQQALGLAPQSAASASAPSGPQQGPQAPPGAQDSSVPQGPQGPQSGGTAPAAPAAPAVPVPQQPQPQQPAFGGAFPPAPQAGSPQAAPAPHLAPGVPQQAAAPQSADTPMAVGIGGGQPSWAQQVHLLAGGDGEQPVAPWKPVVEDPFQAAARRQAEARPAGLGRRLAARLVDSLVVGGVTAAAAVPFGTKALDHIDAKIDAAKLSGEKVTVWLVDGTTSVYFGIILGVLFLVSALYEVLPTARWGRTLGKRLFGIEVRDIEGHEPPSFTGSLRRWLVHTVSGLLGIGVIGVLWCVWDKPWRQCWHDKAAHTFVAGD; this comes from the coding sequence ATGAGCGCCCCAACCCCGGCCCCCGGCGACGACAGGCCCCGCGAAGGGTATTACCCGGACCCGTCCATTCCTGGATATGTCCGGTACTGGAACGGCGCCGCCTGGGTGCCGGGTACGAGCCGTCCGGCGCCCTCCGACGGTGAGCCGCTCGCCCCGCCGCCCGGCTCCGGCCCGTCCGGCGCCGTGGAGGAGACGGGCCCGCACTTCTTCGACGAGGACCCCGCGGGCGACGGCGACGCGGCCAGGCCGGCCGGCGACAACGCCCTGCACGGCATCCGCCCCGAGCCCGCCTCCGCGTGGGGCGCCGACCGCTCCCGCCAGACCGGGTTCGGCGGCGCCAAGGACCGCCGGGTGTCCTGGGGTTCCGCCCCCGGCGCCGACCCGCGTCTCTCCCTCTCGGCCGACACGGGTGGTACGGGGGACACGGGCGGCACCGCCGACGGCACCGGCGGCCCGGCGGGGTTCGGTGACCCCGGGCGGACGGCGAGCACGGACGGCACGGCGACCATCCCGCCGGCGGACAGCGAGGACGAGGCCGGATCCACGCCGGGCACGGTGGTCTTCCGGCGCCCAACCGGCTCCGGGCGCCCGGAGCCGGCCGACGGCGCGGAGCCGCCACCGTCGGACGGCACCATGACGTTCCGCCCGTCCTCCTCGCGCACGGGGCAGCAGGACGGCGCCGCCCCCGCCGCGTTCGGCGCGCCCCTGACTCCGGCCCAGGTCGCGGCCCAGCAGGCGCTGGGCCTCGCCCCGCAGTCCGCCGCGTCCGCGTCGGCACCGTCCGGCCCGCAGCAGGGCCCGCAGGCACCGCCCGGCGCGCAGGACTCCTCGGTGCCTCAGGGTCCGCAGGGTCCGCAGTCGGGCGGTACGGCCCCGGCGGCCCCCGCCGCCCCGGCCGTCCCGGTCCCGCAGCAACCGCAGCCGCAGCAGCCCGCGTTCGGCGGCGCCTTCCCGCCGGCCCCGCAGGCCGGGTCCCCGCAGGCCGCGCCCGCCCCGCACCTCGCGCCGGGCGTGCCCCAGCAGGCCGCGGCCCCGCAGTCCGCCGACACCCCGATGGCCGTCGGCATCGGCGGCGGGCAGCCCTCCTGGGCCCAACAGGTGCATCTGCTGGCCGGGGGCGACGGGGAGCAGCCGGTCGCGCCGTGGAAGCCGGTCGTCGAGGACCCCTTCCAGGCGGCCGCGCGGCGGCAGGCCGAGGCGAGGCCCGCCGGGCTCGGCAGACGGCTGGCCGCCCGGCTGGTGGACAGCCTGGTCGTCGGCGGTGTCACGGCCGCGGCCGCCGTGCCGTTCGGCACCAAGGCGCTCGACCACATCGACGCGAAGATCGACGCGGCCAAGCTCTCCGGCGAGAAGGTCACCGTCTGGCTGGTCGACGGCACGACCTCCGTCTACTTCGGCATCATCCTGGGCGTCCTGTTCCTCGTCAGCGCCCTCTACGAGGTGCTGCCCACCGCCAGGTGGGGCCGCACCCTCGGCAAGCGGCTCTTCGGCATCGAGGTCCGGGACATCGAGGGCCACGAGCCCCCGTCCTTCACGGGCTCACTGCGGCGCTGGCTCGTCCACACGGTCTCCGGGCTGCTCGGCATCGGCGTGATCGGTGTGTTGTGGTGCGTGTGGGACAAGCCGTGGCGCCAGTGCTGGCACGACAAGGCGGCCCACACGTTCGTGGCGGGCGACTAG
- a CDS encoding SsgA family sporulation/cell division regulator produces MRHTVVERELELRLVLSPERSIPVPAKLGYRSDDPYAVHITFHVNSDRPVHWTFARELLVEGVFRPCGHGDVRVWPTKVSGRSVVLMALSSPDGDALLEAPAAAVSAWLERTLRMVPPGSEFDMLGIDDGLAELLAQ; encoded by the coding sequence ATGCGGCACACCGTCGTGGAGCGCGAACTGGAGCTCAGACTCGTCCTGTCGCCCGAGCGCAGCATCCCCGTACCGGCCAAGCTGGGCTACCGCAGCGACGACCCGTACGCCGTCCACATCACCTTCCACGTCAACTCCGACCGGCCGGTGCACTGGACGTTCGCGCGGGAGCTGCTCGTCGAGGGGGTGTTCCGGCCGTGCGGGCACGGGGACGTGCGGGTGTGGCCGACGAAGGTGTCGGGCCGCAGCGTCGTCCTGATGGCGCTCAGCTCGCCGGACGGGGACGCGCTCCTCGAAGCGCCCGCCGCCGCGGTGTCGGCCTGGCTGGAGCGGACCCTGCGGATGGTCCCGCCGGGCTCGGAGTTCGACATGCTCGGCATCGACGACGGCCTGGCCGAACTCCTCGCCCAGTGA
- a CDS encoding FAD-binding oxidoreductase: MIMSRIQAPSDETTGNLVDRLLSGLPPEAVLVDPDVTTSYANDMASFCEAGVPAVVVLPRTVEQVQHVMRIATELRVPVVPQGARTGLSGGANASEGCVVLSLTKMDRILEINPVDRIAVVEPGVVNATLSRAVNEHGLCYPPDPSSWEMCTIGGNIGTASGGLCCVKYGVTAEYVLGLDVVLADGRLMSTGRRTAKGVAGYDLTRLFVGAEGSLGIVVRATLALKPQPPQQLVLAAEFASAAAACDAVCRIMAGGHVPSLLELMDRTTVKAVNDLAHMGLPETTEALLLAAFDTPDPAADLAAVGALCEAAGATQVVPADDAAESELLLQARRLSLTALEAVKGTTMIDDVCVPRSRLGELLDGVDRIAEKYDLTIGVCAHAGDGNTHPTVCFDAADPDESRRARESFDEIMALGLELGGTITGEHGVGILKKEWLARELGPVGLEMQRAVKSVFDPLGILNPGKLF; this comes from the coding sequence GTGATCATGAGCCGTATCCAAGCCCCGTCCGACGAGACGACCGGCAACCTCGTCGACCGACTGCTCAGCGGCCTGCCGCCGGAGGCGGTCCTCGTCGATCCGGACGTCACCACCTCCTACGCCAACGACATGGCGAGCTTCTGCGAGGCCGGCGTCCCCGCGGTCGTCGTGCTGCCGCGGACCGTCGAACAGGTGCAGCACGTCATGCGCATCGCCACCGAACTGCGCGTCCCGGTGGTCCCGCAGGGCGCCCGTACCGGCCTGTCCGGCGGCGCCAACGCCTCCGAGGGCTGCGTCGTGCTGTCCCTGACGAAGATGGACCGGATCCTCGAGATCAACCCGGTCGACCGTATCGCCGTCGTCGAACCCGGCGTCGTCAACGCCACCCTCTCCCGGGCGGTCAACGAACACGGCCTGTGCTACCCGCCGGACCCCTCCAGCTGGGAGATGTGCACGATCGGCGGCAACATCGGCACGGCCTCCGGCGGCCTGTGCTGTGTGAAGTACGGGGTGACCGCCGAGTACGTCCTCGGCCTGGACGTCGTGCTCGCCGACGGCCGGCTGATGTCGACCGGCAGGCGCACCGCGAAGGGCGTCGCCGGCTACGACCTGACCCGGCTCTTCGTCGGCGCGGAGGGCTCGCTCGGCATCGTCGTCCGCGCGACCCTCGCCCTCAAGCCGCAGCCGCCCCAGCAACTCGTGCTGGCGGCGGAGTTCGCGTCGGCGGCCGCCGCCTGCGACGCGGTGTGCCGGATCATGGCCGGCGGGCACGTCCCGTCACTGCTCGAACTCATGGACCGTACGACGGTGAAGGCCGTCAACGACCTCGCGCACATGGGGCTGCCGGAGACCACCGAGGCACTGCTGCTCGCCGCCTTCGACACCCCGGACCCGGCCGCCGACCTCGCCGCCGTCGGCGCCCTGTGCGAGGCGGCGGGCGCCACCCAGGTCGTCCCGGCGGACGACGCGGCCGAGTCCGAGCTGCTGCTCCAGGCGCGCCGGTTGTCCCTCACCGCGCTGGAAGCGGTGAAGGGCACGACGATGATCGACGACGTGTGCGTGCCGCGCTCCCGGCTCGGCGAGCTGCTCGACGGCGTCGACCGCATCGCCGAGAAGTACGACCTGACCATCGGGGTCTGCGCCCACGCCGGCGACGGCAACACGCACCCCACCGTCTGCTTCGACGCGGCGGACCCCGACGAGTCCCGGCGCGCCCGCGAGTCCTTCGACGAGATCATGGCCCTCGGTCTGGAACTCGGCGGCACGATCACCGGCGAGCACGGGGTGGGCATCCTCAAGAAGGAGTGGCTGGCGCGGGAGCTGGGCCCGGTGGGGCTGGAGATGCAGCGGGCGGTGAAGTCCGTCTTCGACCCGCTGGGCATCCTCAACCCGGGCAAGCTGTTCTGA
- a CDS encoding tetratricopeptide repeat protein, producing MSVDDEERAVRPWPAGWRAGGRGRRVVWAVVGCFVLGGVLMVVPPDGGDGSGGREARVVGAAGAEAGARVTATVTAGVPAAPSEVASVVREREARVRARPRDHVSWAVLGVAYVERARRTGGVGDYPRAERALRTSLRLRPNGNADALEGLTALAVARRDFRAAQRWGEEAVRVAPGRWTSYALLIDAYDGLGRYKAARATRDRMLAVDSGPAARARAALVSWDQGAREDAAAALSDAAAAETSAAGPSAAGAAWWVRAGELAWERGEAEQSLRYCEAGGSGAAGGDPEAGACRGRALAALGRTAEGVRAYRSALARRPSAEVALRLGELYESLGRAREAREQYGVVRELVARSAAAGVNESLVLGALETDHGSPTVAVRVLRAEWERQPGLRVADALGWALHRAGEDERALGFARRATDRARGGEVRSAVYAYHRGVIERAVGLEAAGRRHLEEARRLNPHVVGGGGAGAGA from the coding sequence ATGTCTGTGGATGACGAGGAGCGGGCGGTGCGGCCGTGGCCCGCCGGGTGGCGGGCCGGCGGGCGGGGGCGGCGGGTGGTCTGGGCCGTCGTCGGGTGTTTCGTGCTCGGGGGTGTGCTGATGGTGGTGCCGCCGGACGGGGGTGACGGCAGCGGCGGACGGGAGGCGCGGGTGGTGGGTGCGGCGGGGGCCGAGGCGGGGGCACGGGTGACGGCGACCGTGACGGCCGGCGTGCCCGCGGCGCCGTCCGAGGTGGCCTCGGTCGTGCGGGAGCGGGAGGCCCGGGTGCGGGCCCGTCCGCGTGACCACGTCTCGTGGGCGGTGCTCGGTGTGGCGTACGTCGAACGGGCCCGCCGGACCGGCGGCGTCGGCGACTACCCCCGGGCCGAACGCGCCCTGCGCACCTCGCTGCGGCTCCGGCCGAACGGCAACGCGGACGCCCTCGAAGGTCTCACCGCCCTCGCCGTCGCCCGCCGCGACTTCCGCGCGGCGCAACGCTGGGGCGAGGAGGCCGTACGGGTGGCGCCGGGGCGCTGGACCTCGTACGCGCTGCTCATCGACGCGTACGACGGGCTCGGCCGGTACAAGGCCGCCCGCGCGACCCGGGACAGGATGCTCGCCGTCGACTCCGGTCCGGCGGCCAGGGCGCGGGCCGCGCTGGTCTCCTGGGACCAGGGGGCGCGCGAGGACGCGGCCGCGGCGCTCTCCGACGCGGCGGCCGCCGAGACCTCGGCCGCGGGGCCGTCGGCCGCGGGTGCGGCGTGGTGGGTACGGGCCGGGGAGCTGGCCTGGGAGCGGGGGGAGGCGGAGCAGTCGTTGCGGTACTGCGAGGCCGGCGGCTCCGGCGCCGCCGGGGGTGACCCGGAGGCCGGCGCGTGCCGGGGGCGTGCGCTGGCCGCGCTGGGGCGGACGGCGGAGGGGGTGCGGGCGTACCGGTCGGCGCTCGCGCGGCGGCCGTCCGCCGAAGTGGCCCTGCGGTTGGGTGAGTTGTACGAGTCGCTGGGGCGGGCGCGGGAGGCGCGGGAGCAGTACGGCGTGGTGCGGGAGCTGGTGGCACGGTCCGCCGCGGCCGGGGTGAACGAGTCGCTCGTCCTCGGGGCGCTGGAGACGGACCACGGGTCGCCGACGGTGGCGGTGCGGGTGCTGCGGGCCGAGTGGGAACGCCAGCCCGGGCTGCGGGTGGCCGACGCGCTGGGGTGGGCGTTGCATCGGGCCGGGGAGGACGAGAGGGCGCTGGGGTTCGCGCGGCGGGCGACGGATCGGGCGCGGGGTGGGGAGGTGCGGAGTGCGGTGTACGCGTATCACCGGGGGGTCATCGAACGGGCGGTGGGGTTGGAGGCGGCGGGGCGGAGGCATCTGGAGGAGGCGCGGCGGTTGAATCCTCATGTGGTGGGGGGTGGGGGTGCGGGTGCGGGGGCGTGA
- the hppD gene encoding 4-hydroxyphenylpyruvate dioxygenase, whose translation MYDVPGAARQAEPFPVKGMDAVVFAVGNAKQAAHYYSTAFGMRLVAYAGPETGSRETASYVLENGSARFVLTSVVKPATTWGHFLAEHVAEHGDGVVDLAIEVPDARRAYAYAVEHGARSVAEPYEMKDEHGTVVLAAIATYGTTRHTLVERAGYDGPYLPGYVAAEPLVEPPAQRTFQAIDHCVGNVELGRMNEWVEFYRRVMGFTNMKEFVGDDIATEYSALMSKVVADGTLKVKFPINEPALARKKSQIDEYLEFYGGAGVQHIALNTNDIVRTVRTMRAAGVEFLATPDSYYDTLGEWVGDTRVPVETLRELKILADRDEDGYLLQIFTKPVQDRPTVFFEIIERHGSMGFGKGNFKALFEAIEREQEKRGNL comes from the coding sequence ATGTACGACGTCCCCGGCGCCGCACGGCAAGCGGAACCCTTCCCGGTCAAGGGAATGGACGCGGTCGTCTTCGCGGTGGGCAACGCCAAGCAGGCCGCCCACTACTACTCCACGGCGTTCGGCATGCGCCTCGTCGCCTACGCCGGCCCCGAGACCGGCAGCCGCGAGACGGCGAGCTACGTCCTGGAGAACGGCTCGGCCCGGTTCGTCCTGACCTCGGTCGTCAAACCCGCCACCACCTGGGGCCACTTCCTCGCCGAGCACGTCGCCGAGCACGGTGACGGCGTGGTCGACCTCGCCATCGAGGTCCCGGACGCCCGCCGCGCGTACGCCTACGCCGTCGAACACGGCGCGCGTTCCGTGGCCGAGCCGTACGAGATGAAGGACGAGCACGGCACGGTGGTGCTGGCCGCGATCGCCACGTACGGCACGACCCGGCACACCCTCGTCGAGCGCGCCGGCTACGACGGCCCGTACCTCCCCGGCTACGTCGCCGCCGAGCCCCTCGTCGAGCCACCCGCGCAGCGCACGTTCCAGGCCATCGACCACTGCGTGGGCAACGTCGAGCTCGGACGCATGAACGAATGGGTGGAGTTCTACCGCCGCGTCATGGGCTTCACCAACATGAAGGAGTTCGTGGGCGACGACATCGCCACCGAGTACAGCGCGCTGATGTCCAAGGTCGTCGCCGACGGCACGCTCAAGGTCAAGTTCCCCATCAACGAGCCCGCCCTCGCCAGGAAGAAGTCCCAGATCGACGAATACCTGGAGTTCTACGGCGGCGCGGGCGTCCAGCACATCGCGCTCAACACGAACGACATCGTGCGGACGGTACGGACGATGCGGGCGGCGGGGGTCGAGTTCCTCGCCACGCCGGACTCGTACTACGACACGTTGGGGGAGTGGGTCGGCGATACGCGCGTGCCCGTCGAGACCCTCCGCGAACTCAAGATCCTCGCGGACCGGGACGAGGACGGGTACCTGTTGCAGATCTTCACCAAGCCGGTGCAGGACCGGCCGACGGTGTTCTTCGAGATCATCGAGCGGCACGGGTCGATGGGGTTCGGCAAGGGGAACTTCAAGGCGCTGTTCGAGGCGATCGAGAGGGAGCAGGAGAAGAGGGGCAACCTGTAG
- a CDS encoding Lrp/AsnC family transcriptional regulator: MAIDHLDGRLIVLLAREPRIGVLEMSRRLGVARGTVQARLDRLQSNGVIRGFGPEVDPAALGYPVTAFATLQIRQGQGADVRAHLATVPEVLELHTTTGSGDMLCRLVARSNADLQRVIDRVVGFDGIVRAATAIVMENPVPLRIIPLVEQEALRERADGPREPTT, encoded by the coding sequence GTGGCGATCGATCATCTGGACGGGCGGTTGATCGTCCTGCTCGCGCGCGAGCCGCGGATCGGGGTGCTGGAGATGTCGCGGCGGCTGGGGGTCGCGCGGGGCACGGTGCAGGCCCGGCTCGACCGGCTGCAGTCGAACGGCGTGATCCGCGGGTTCGGCCCCGAGGTGGATCCGGCCGCGCTCGGCTACCCGGTCACCGCGTTCGCGACCCTGCAGATCCGGCAGGGGCAGGGGGCCGATGTCCGGGCGCACCTGGCGACGGTTCCGGAGGTGCTGGAGCTGCACACCACGACCGGCAGCGGGGACATGCTGTGCCGGCTGGTGGCCCGCTCGAACGCCGATCTCCAGCGGGTGATCGACCGGGTCGTCGGTTTCGACGGCATCGTCCGGGCCGCCACGGCGATCGTCATGGAGAACCCCGTTCCGCTGCGGATCATCCCGCTGGTGGAGCAGGAGGCGCTGCGCGAGCGCGCCGACGGGCCCCGGGAGCCGACGACCTGA
- a CDS encoding S16 family serine protease: MLTRLSSLSRPIAVAVGALPVVGLLVTVAFAPLPFSVAQPGMTANVLGENKGEPVITISGAEARRTSGQLRMTTIEATGPDARVGLGDVLDGWFRTDQAVMPREAVYPSGDTTEEIQEHNAAEMKESQDTATEAALAYLGEDSGDIEVTLRLADVGGPSAGLLFSLGIIDKLDGDGSGGDLTGGRVIAGTGTIDTSGKVGAVGGVALKTQAARRDGATVFLVPKAECADAKAELPKGLRLIPVTTLKGAVGSLVALETGKGSVPSC, from the coding sequence GTGCTCACTCGTCTCTCCAGCCTTTCGCGTCCCATCGCCGTAGCCGTCGGCGCCCTGCCGGTGGTGGGGCTGCTCGTCACGGTGGCGTTCGCGCCGTTGCCGTTCTCCGTGGCACAGCCCGGGATGACGGCGAACGTGCTCGGCGAGAACAAGGGCGAGCCGGTGATCACGATCAGCGGCGCGGAGGCCCGGAGGACCAGCGGCCAGCTGCGGATGACGACGATCGAGGCGACGGGGCCGGACGCCCGTGTCGGCCTCGGCGACGTGCTCGACGGCTGGTTCCGTACCGACCAGGCCGTCATGCCGCGCGAGGCGGTCTACCCCAGCGGCGACACCACCGAGGAGATCCAGGAGCACAACGCGGCCGAGATGAAGGAGTCCCAGGACACCGCCACCGAGGCCGCGCTCGCCTACCTCGGCGAGGACTCCGGCGACATCGAGGTCACCCTGCGGCTCGCCGACGTCGGCGGCCCCAGCGCGGGCCTGCTCTTCTCCCTCGGCATCATCGACAAGCTCGACGGCGACGGCAGCGGCGGCGACCTCACGGGCGGCCGGGTCATCGCCGGTACGGGGACCATCGACACCTCGGGCAAGGTGGGCGCGGTCGGTGGGGTCGCCCTCAAGACGCAGGCCGCCCGCCGCGACGGCGCCACCGTCTTCCTGGTCCCCAAGGCCGAGTGCGCCGACGCCAAGGCGGAACTGCCCAAGGGGCTGCGGCTCATCCCGGTGACGACCCTGAAGGGAGCGGTCGGCTCCCTCGTGGCGCTGGAGACGGGCAAGGGGTCCGTACCCAGCTGCTGA
- a CDS encoding MarR family winged helix-turn-helix transcriptional regulator, with amino-acid sequence MTETNEPLPPDALAGRLSEVFAVLGPLYRRTTRALELKERKEGFPVGVRAVLELLRMAERPMTVPQMGRTLALSRQFVQRMVNEAAGRNLVEAIPNPAHQRSSLIRLTGAGREAIDALVARESALLKQAGGDLTAADVDSCVRVLTQLLALFEDVDVN; translated from the coding sequence GTGACAGAGACCAATGAGCCGCTGCCGCCCGACGCGCTCGCCGGGCGGCTGTCCGAGGTGTTCGCCGTCCTGGGGCCCCTCTACCGGCGGACGACCCGCGCGCTGGAACTGAAGGAACGGAAGGAGGGGTTCCCCGTCGGCGTGCGCGCGGTCCTGGAACTGTTGCGCATGGCCGAGCGGCCCATGACCGTGCCACAGATGGGGCGGACGCTGGCGTTGAGCAGGCAGTTCGTGCAGCGGATGGTGAACGAGGCGGCCGGGCGGAACCTCGTCGAGGCCATCCCCAACCCCGCCCACCAGCGCTCGTCCCTGATCCGGCTGACCGGAGCCGGCCGCGAGGCCATCGACGCGCTGGTCGCCCGGGAGAGCGCGCTGCTGAAGCAGGCCGGAGGCGATCTGACGGCGGCCGACGTCGACTCCTGCGTGCGGGTCCTCACCCAGCTCCTCGCCCTCTTCGAGGACGTGGACGTCAACTGA
- a CDS encoding alpha/beta fold hydrolase has translation MTDASQVLTHTFPSDDGPLAYQDAGSGTPLVLLHGGFTDHTMWRDLVPALTAAGHRVIAPDARGHGASANASKPFRFTDDLAALLRHLDTGPAILVGMSMGGGTAVDTALEHPELVRALVVIGVGTSEPEHTDPWTKDSVARYYGTLMSGDLEGWLEVVGEAVAGPYRAVEDVDPDIVRRVREMSRATALKHTVGETDWYVPVTDTWARAAGITAPTLAVNGALDAPDLIAMAERLVTTVAAKGHAVSVEGAGHYVNMEQPDVFTAHLLSWLASLDLRP, from the coding sequence ATGACTGATGCGTCGCAGGTCCTCACGCACACCTTCCCGTCCGACGACGGCCCCCTCGCCTACCAGGACGCCGGCTCGGGCACCCCGCTCGTGCTGCTGCACGGCGGCTTCACGGACCACACCATGTGGCGCGATCTGGTGCCCGCCCTGACGGCGGCGGGCCACCGGGTCATCGCCCCGGACGCGCGAGGGCACGGCGCCTCCGCCAACGCGAGCAAACCGTTCCGCTTCACCGACGACCTCGCCGCGCTGCTGCGCCACCTGGACACGGGCCCGGCGATCCTGGTCGGCATGTCGATGGGCGGGGGCACGGCGGTCGACACGGCCCTGGAACATCCCGAACTGGTACGCGCCCTCGTCGTCATCGGCGTCGGCACCAGCGAGCCCGAGCACACGGACCCCTGGACCAAGGACAGCGTCGCCCGCTACTACGGCACGCTGATGTCGGGCGACCTCGAGGGCTGGCTGGAAGTGGTCGGTGAGGCCGTCGCCGGTCCGTACCGCGCGGTCGAGGACGTGGACCCCGACATCGTCCGGCGGGTACGGGAGATGAGCCGGGCCACCGCCCTCAAGCACACCGTCGGCGAGACGGACTGGTACGTCCCGGTCACGGACACCTGGGCCCGCGCGGCCGGCATCACCGCCCCCACCCTCGCCGTCAACGGCGCCCTGGACGCCCCCGACCTCATCGCCATGGCCGAACGCCTGGTCACCACGGTCGCTGCGAAGGGCCACGCCGTCTCCGTCGAGGGCGCCGGCCACTACGTGAACATGGAGCAGCCGGACGTCTTCACCGCACACCTGCTGAGCTGGCTGGCCTCGCTTGACCTACGCCCCTGA
- a CDS encoding IclR family transcriptional regulator, whose product MTAETSQTLDRGLRVLKLLADTDHGLTVTELSNKLGVNRTVVYRLLATLEQHSLVRRDLGGRARVGLGVLRLGRQVHPLVREAALPALRSLAEDIGATAHLTLVDGTEALAVAVVEPTWTDYHVAYRAGFRHSLDRGAAGRAILSGRQQPGDWPGYALTHGELEAGASGAAAPLLGVTGVEGSVGVVMLADAVPERVGPRVMDAAREVADALR is encoded by the coding sequence GTGACCGCGGAGACCTCTCAGACGCTGGATCGGGGACTGCGTGTCCTCAAGCTGCTCGCCGACACCGACCACGGGCTGACCGTCACCGAACTGTCCAACAAGCTCGGGGTCAACCGGACCGTCGTCTACCGCCTGCTCGCCACCCTGGAGCAGCACTCCCTCGTCCGTCGTGACCTGGGCGGACGTGCCCGGGTTGGGCTGGGCGTGCTGCGGCTCGGGCGGCAGGTGCACCCGTTGGTGCGGGAGGCCGCGCTGCCCGCGTTGCGCTCGCTGGCCGAGGACATAGGGGCGACCGCCCACCTCACGCTCGTCGACGGCACCGAGGCGTTGGCCGTCGCCGTCGTCGAGCCGACGTGGACGGACTACCACGTGGCGTACCGGGCCGGGTTCCGGCACTCGCTGGACCGGGGGGCCGCGGGTCGGGCCATCCTGTCGGGGCGGCAGCAGCCGGGGGACTGGCCGGGGTACGCGCTCACGCACGGCGAGCTGGAGGCCGGGGCGAGCGGGGCCGCCGCCCCGCTGCTCGGGGTGACGGGGGTCGAGGGCAGTGTGGGTGTGGTGATGCTGGCCGACGCGGTGCCGGAGCGGGTGGGCCCGCGGGTGATGGACGCGGCACGGGAAGTCGCCGACGCGCTGCGGTGA